GCGCCGAAATGTAGCGTTCATAACTAGAACGgcaacagaaatgacataatctaagtgagacgggtgtcgtccgccatttcattccaacttcttccttctcacctctcccctagcccatttctttgtcttctgtcatgcgtccagcgcagaccgcttcaaaaaaaaaattatatatatatatataatcagcccaagcactccgtgcagatggtgtaaccagcaaagctgaaacgtaCGTGCGGcaccggtgtttatcactgagtAAATCCCGACGATTCATTAAAGTCCTCTCTATTACTgcttacgtctttgtgtttcctaATTGTTGACGACGAAGAacacgggagcagtggcacgagcgcgttcgcgtggtgtacagcgccgaggggcgccagcATGCGACGACGACGCGGGAGCCATTGCTTTATGACAtgttttctacacgcggacacgatactGGGGAagctagcccttaacagcttcgctgtaaaattgtaAACTAAAATTTAGTTGCTGTTTACGAGTATACACCACGACACTGCTGCTTCCCAGTCCGTCTTACGGGAGCTGGTAAACAACAGATAAAGCTCCTATTTGTCTGCATACAATTGTAATAAACCTACAATCAATTCTCCACATTGATTTGTAGTCAGCGCTCTTCTGAAGGACCAGAGAGAGAATTCGATAGTTTTTCTCTGCAAGTCAGAGCAGCTACGGCTTTTACGCAGTCATTTCCGTTTCGGCTATGTTTTGCATACGCCATACCATACGAACGGCGTGGCTTTGCACGTGACACGCGCAATGCTATATTGGTCTAAGCGGTAATGCTATGCTGAAGCACTCCATTAGAGGCACCATTCAGGACCGACTATCACCTGAGTAGCAGAGTGGTTTCCATGCACAGAGCCTTGGAAATGTTCCTGGGCGGCCAAGGTGCAGACGCTTGGCTTCCACTGATAACTCCACACTTAGGTTTAGTAAACCACTATCCCTCTACCATTCTGCTACGTGGCAGCAGTGGCACAGCCATGAATATTTTCGGGCAGGCGGATGTTGTCGCACATTTGCCAAATACTCATTGTACGCTGACATTTCGGGGAAGGGGAGGCACGTTCCCGATGCGCTCTTAACTGGCTACGTCCCTGCCTTTGCGCGGCTTCGTTAGACCGTGGCCGGGGCGGTTACAATGGCAGAGCAGCACGCTGTTCAGTGAGCACACTCCGCCGCGCAGAGCCTCGGATCCATCGCCGGGTCGCAGTGGAGGACGATGCCTGCGTGCGAAGCTTCGCCCGCTGCACGTCCACGGCCTACGTTTGCACGCTGACCAGAGGGTGCCAGCCGTGGCATCCCGAGGAGCACTGCCTGGCAGGTGGCGCCCGCTTCGCCACGATGGACGAGTGCCGTCATGCCTGCCAGAATGGTATGCACGCGCGTGCTCACCCCTGCACCAGCGTTGGTAACCTTTCGTGACCAAGTCGCTAGGTCGCGGTGACTAAAGCACACATGCGACGATGACTTGCTCAGAATTTCCTTTTGCTTTATTTGTTCCTCAGCCTGCGGTGGCGATCAACGGTCTGCATGTGAAAAGGAAAGACAGCCCTCGATTTTCAAAGTCAGATCTCCAGATCATAGTTTGACTATGAAATCAGCTTTGATGCAGCCAGGTGGCAAGCTCGTCAGCATGTTTTTACCAGTGGCGACAAGTGGAGACGCATGCATGAAGCCCCCTTTGGATAAAATGGGGCCAGCGCGTCGATCTTGGCACAAGTTTCTTGGGCGAATTTTACCAGGGCAGTTTAATGGCCATTTgtgtcactaaaaaaaaaaaaaaagctaaatttaGTGACTTTTTCACCAGGTCTCAAACACTAATACTCCATTACGAAGGCAGTTTTTATTCAGCGAGGTCGATCTGCATCTAAATTTTTCCAGTCAAGCGTGTTACAAAATCACGTCGTTTCAAGCATCCAAGCATGCTCGTATATAGGCGCCTGTTCGAGAGCTATTCCCTTTATGAAAAGTGCTTTAGACAGTCTATTGACTGCCTAGGGGCTTCAAGTGCTCTTAGTAACAAAGGATTTGTGTGAGCATTATACGTGCCTGTGAGGGCGATCTGCTTGTTGGGTTCTTGAATGAGCAAGACATTTTCGTTGTGCGGCAATGTACTGCAGAAGTGCGGGATTAGTCCCCTGCATTTCCACTGCCACAAAGACGGCTCATTACTCATTTCGGCCATCAAATGGCCCAGCGCCCTACGCTGCACGGGCGGCGAGTGGAGCTCTATTCTTCGAGGCGGGCTATTCTATCTTCATGGGCGATTCAAGATGCTCGTGAGGGCGTTTTCCAAGGTTTGGGCAACAGTTCCTGCTTTCAAGGTTTTCATCATGCGATTACTTTAGTACTGCTTCTAGTTCtttaaagggacgccaaagagtaACACTAAAGCAGCTTAGATTGATTAATAATTCTTCGAAAATTACATCTTCGTGGTAGTAGATAgattattaaaaaagaaataacggcGCAAGTATTACTTGGTGAATTTCGCATCACAACCTACGTTATCGTGACGTGACGGATTACAAAGCTATGCATTCATATC
The sequence above is drawn from the Dermacentor andersoni chromosome 7, qqDerAnde1_hic_scaffold, whole genome shotgun sequence genome and encodes:
- the LOC129385269 gene encoding uncharacterized protein, which produces MIWSYWKHRAVAIIVILFSMVVLAVAFYLITGPMIRHLTQTPETTLVVLATRQDPNLDSKEGIFAKPRIHRRVAVEDDACVRSFARCTSTAYVCTLTRGCQPWHPEEHCLAGGARFATMDECRHACQNGMHARAHPCTSVGNLS